Proteins from one Homalodisca vitripennis isolate AUS2020 chromosome 3, UT_GWSS_2.1, whole genome shotgun sequence genomic window:
- the LOC124357103 gene encoding uncharacterized protein LOC124357103 — MSAEKNILIFCSLFILLNNFSVTFSLKNKDVPCQQLGLCKCLFPTGRGINLNPVNQNLSTIISPSTRILLHLCENVGFGIKNNTSYNQCLNNVSICYVDDSNNLSLSLGKAENLKFITLYEHQPDPFSVQFRNGENTTNIVLLCDNNADDPKLDFKTIEGSTYNLQLASKHVCVHQFTADEGPPGTLSTGSVLVIMLLVFTLVYFVGGMLTLRLLRGAEGREMIPNIDFWMDLPYLVRDGVLFTLNGCRPPASYDRI; from the exons ATGTCGGCGGAGAAGAACAttcttatattttgttctttatttatactGCTGAACAATTTTTCTGtcacattttctttaaaaaataaagatgtacCTTGTCAGCAATTAGGTTTGTGTAAGTGTTTATTTCCAACTGGCAGAGGAATTAACCTCAATCCAGTCAACCAAAACTTGAG CACTATAATTTCACCTAGTACCAGAATACTGCTTCATCTTTGTGAAAATGTTGGTTTTGGGATAAAAAACAATACTTCTTACAACCAATGCCTGAATAATGTTTCG ATATGTTATGTAGATGACAGTAATAACCTGAGCCTCAGTCTTGGTAAAgcagaaaatttgaaatttataactttatatgaACATCAGCCTGATCCCTTTAGTGTCCAATTCCGTAATGGAGAGAA CACAACAAACATTGTCCTCTTGTGTGACAACAATGCTGATGATCCTAAACTTGATTTCAAGACCATAGAGGGATCTACATAC aATCTTCAGTTGGCGTCAAAGCATGTATGTGTTCACCAGTTTACAGCGGACGAGGGTCCACCAGGAACCCTGTCCACAGGCTCTGTCCTGGTGATAATGCTCTTGGTCTTCACTCTGGTCTACTTTGTGGGAGGAATGCTGACCCTGCGGCTGCTGCGAGGTGCCGAGGGTAGAGAAATGATTCCTAACATTGACTTCTGGATGGATCTGCCTTATCTTGTTCGG gatGGAGTTTTGTTTACACTCAACGGCTGTCGTCCCCCAGCCTCCTATGATAGGATTTAA